From a single Nicotiana tomentosiformis chromosome 2, ASM39032v3, whole genome shotgun sequence genomic region:
- the LOC138905694 gene encoding uncharacterized protein, giving the protein MCVVSDQNKSILKATSIVYTGMPHYASMWNIWTNIRSKFKKGHLKLSELYFATTRSYTLDEFNERMLKIEEIDTRVKAYLYDIGYYRWSRVHAMVNRTWTLTSNIAESLNAVTKYARDLPIVELLKYMMTLLERWTNKKLLKAKGTFTYLGRKYNKELEDNRTLSQKMRVRASTDHIHTVIDGVKRFILDELPCAHALAALRHRNKSYENYCSPYYMRESLLHTYEIPVDSLPDESKWNVPQHIAEEVVMPPTAKRQPGRPQKIKIQII; this is encoded by the exons ATGTGTGTTGTTTCAGATCAGAATAAGAGTATCTTGAAGGCAACATCTATTGTTTATACCGGCATGCCACATTATGCTAGCATGTGGAATATTTGGACAAATATAAGGTCAAAGTTCAAGAAGGGTCATCTAAAGTTAAGCGAATTGTACTTTGCCACGACACGATCATACACGCTTGATGAATTTAATGAAAGAATGTTAAAGATTGAAGAGATCGACACGCGTGTTAAAGCATACCTATATGATATTGGCTATTACAGATGGTCTCGAGTACATGCTATGGTGAACAGAACGTGGACGTTGACATCAAACATTGCAGAGTCATTGAATGCGGTAACAAAATATGCAAGAGACCTGCCCATAGTAGAACTATTAAAGTACATGATGACTCTTCTTGAACGTTGGACTAataaaaagttattaaaagcaaaggGTACATTCACATACCTTGGAAGAAAATACAACAAAGAATTAGAGGACAATAGGACATTATCGCAGAAGATGAGA GTGAGGGCTTCAACAGATCACATCCATACAGTGATAGATGGTGTGAAGCGATTTATT CTTGATGAACTTCCTTGTGCACATGCTTTGGCGGCTTTGAGGCACAGGAATAAGTCTTATGAAAACTATTGTTCTCCTTATTACATGAGGGAGAGCCTTTTGCATACTTATGAAATACCAGTAGACTCACTGCCTGACGAAAGTAAATGGAATGTGCCACAACATATAGCTGAAGAAGTTGTAATGCCACCTACTGCAAAAAGACAGCCAGGAAGACCTCAAAAAATAAAGATACAAATCATATGA
- the LOC104119784 gene encoding G-box-binding factor 1-like isoform X1, which produces MGAGEESTPAKPSKATSAQETQATPSYPDWSSSMQAYYGAGAAPPFFSPTVASPTPHPYMWGGQHPLMPPYGAPVPYPALYPPAGVYAHPNIPMTPNPLQANPESDSKATDPKDQSTSKKLKGYTGGKAGESGKATSGSGNDGATRSAESGSEGSSDANDENDNHEFSANKSRNFDLMLANGASSQNNPATGNPVAMPATNLNIGMDLWNASSAGPGMIKMRSNQSGITPAPGIGREWIQDERELKRQKRKQSNRESARRSRLRKQAECEELQQRVETLSNENHALKEEMRKLSEECEKLTSENNSIKEELTRLCGPEAVSKLESNANATHLQSNVEEANS; this is translated from the exons ATGGGGGCTGGGGAAGAAAGCACCCCTGCAAAGCCTTCAAAAGCTACTTCAGCTCAG GAGACACAAGCTACACCTTCATATCCTGATTGGTCAAGTTCTATGCAG GCTTATTATGGTGCTGGAGCTGCACCTCCCTTCTTTTCCCCAACTGTTGCTAGTCCTACTCCCCATCCATACATGTGGGGAGGCCAG CATCCACTTATGCCTCCTTATGGTGCTCCAGTCCCATATCCAGCTTTATATCCTCCTGCTGGAGTTTATGCTCATCCTAATATTCCCATG ACTCCAAACCCACTGCAGGCAAATCCAGAATCAGATAGTAAGGCAACTGATCCTAAGGACCAGAGTACAAGCAAAAAATTAAAGGGATATACAGGTGGCAAGGCAGGAGAAAGTGGGAAAGCGACTTCAGGTTCTGGAAATGACGGTGCCACAAGGAG TGCTGAAAGCGGAAGTGAAGGTTCATCAGATGCAAATGATGAAAATGATAACCAT GAATTTTCTGCAAACAAGAGTAGAAACTTTGATCTAATGCTTGCAAATG GAGCCAGTTCTCAGAACAATCCTGCAACAGGGAATCCGGTTGCTATGCCTGCAACTAATCTGAATATCGGGATGGATTTGTGGAATGCATCGTCTGCCGGTCCTGGAATGATTAAAATGCGATCAAATCAATCTGGTATCACACCAGCTCCTGGGATAGGACGTGAATGGATTCAG GATGAACGTGAACTTAAAAGGCAAAAGAGAAAGCAATCTAATCGAGAATCAGCTAGGAGGTCAAGATTACGCAAACAG GCTGAGTGTGAAGAGCTACAACAGAGGGTAGAGACATTGAGCAATGAGAATCATGCACTCAAAGAGGAGATGCGAAAGCTCTCGGAGGAATGTGAGAAGCTTACCTCGGAGAATAATTCGATAAAG GAAGAGTTGACGAGGTTGTGTGGGCCAGAGGCGGTGTCCAAGCTAGAGAGTAATGCCAATGCCACGCATCTTCAGTCCAATGTTGAGGAAGCTAACAGTTAA
- the LOC104119784 gene encoding G-box-binding factor 1-like isoform X2 — translation MGAGEESTPAKPSKATSAQETQATPSYPDWSSSMQAYYGAGAAPPFFSPTVASPTPHPYMWGGQHPLMPPYGAPVPYPALYPPAGVYAHPNIPMTPNPLQANPESDSKATDPKDQSTSKKLKGYTGGKAGESGKATSGSGNDGATRSAESGSEGSSDANDENDNHEFSANKSRNFDLMLANGNPVAMPATNLNIGMDLWNASSAGPGMIKMRSNQSGITPAPGIGREWIQDERELKRQKRKQSNRESARRSRLRKQAECEELQQRVETLSNENHALKEEMRKLSEECEKLTSENNSIKEELTRLCGPEAVSKLESNANATHLQSNVEEANS, via the exons ATGGGGGCTGGGGAAGAAAGCACCCCTGCAAAGCCTTCAAAAGCTACTTCAGCTCAG GAGACACAAGCTACACCTTCATATCCTGATTGGTCAAGTTCTATGCAG GCTTATTATGGTGCTGGAGCTGCACCTCCCTTCTTTTCCCCAACTGTTGCTAGTCCTACTCCCCATCCATACATGTGGGGAGGCCAG CATCCACTTATGCCTCCTTATGGTGCTCCAGTCCCATATCCAGCTTTATATCCTCCTGCTGGAGTTTATGCTCATCCTAATATTCCCATG ACTCCAAACCCACTGCAGGCAAATCCAGAATCAGATAGTAAGGCAACTGATCCTAAGGACCAGAGTACAAGCAAAAAATTAAAGGGATATACAGGTGGCAAGGCAGGAGAAAGTGGGAAAGCGACTTCAGGTTCTGGAAATGACGGTGCCACAAGGAG TGCTGAAAGCGGAAGTGAAGGTTCATCAGATGCAAATGATGAAAATGATAACCAT GAATTTTCTGCAAACAAGAGTAGAAACTTTGATCTAATGCTTGCAAATG GGAATCCGGTTGCTATGCCTGCAACTAATCTGAATATCGGGATGGATTTGTGGAATGCATCGTCTGCCGGTCCTGGAATGATTAAAATGCGATCAAATCAATCTGGTATCACACCAGCTCCTGGGATAGGACGTGAATGGATTCAG GATGAACGTGAACTTAAAAGGCAAAAGAGAAAGCAATCTAATCGAGAATCAGCTAGGAGGTCAAGATTACGCAAACAG GCTGAGTGTGAAGAGCTACAACAGAGGGTAGAGACATTGAGCAATGAGAATCATGCACTCAAAGAGGAGATGCGAAAGCTCTCGGAGGAATGTGAGAAGCTTACCTCGGAGAATAATTCGATAAAG GAAGAGTTGACGAGGTTGTGTGGGCCAGAGGCGGTGTCCAAGCTAGAGAGTAATGCCAATGCCACGCATCTTCAGTCCAATGTTGAGGAAGCTAACAGTTAA